One window from the genome of Dermacentor silvarum isolate Dsil-2018 chromosome 7, BIME_Dsil_1.4, whole genome shotgun sequence encodes:
- the LOC119459224 gene encoding uncharacterized protein K02A2.6-like — protein MLPSTTPTRPWDEVGVDLFHLNDQDYVLLLYYRSRFPEVISLRSTTAPAVINVIKSVFARHGIPNLVRSDNGPQFAAREFFAESYRFRHVTSRPHFPQLNGEVERMVRMVKDLLRKADDPYLALLAYWDTPGVNGVSRAQMLMGRRLQTQVLKTSHQLEPAWPPRVPLTRHDEDNRRRQASNFNRSHAARAVRPLQAGERVWVRDFNSPAISWGQLNAPAPTGWRLRRVYASATGCTWYRRRDVMRNALPAHLELPRAAQTAMSPTTPGTDRAAQDQRTALPRESTSTAEAPRGSTSTPGVSKFGRKIRRPRRLDL, from the coding sequence ATGCTGCCGTCAACCACTCCAACTCGGCCCTGGGATGAGGTGGGCGTCGATCTTTTTCATTTGAACGACCAGGACTACGTCCTTCTGTTGTATTACCGGTCACGCTTCCCGGAAGTGATCAGCCTGCGCTCGACGACAGCACCTGCTGTCATCAACGTCATCAAGAGCGTCTTTGCGCGCCACGGGATCCCGAACCTGGTGCGCAGCGATAACGGTCCTCAGTTTGCTGCAAGAGAGTTCTTCGCCGAGTCCTACCGTTTCCGCCACGTCACTAGCAGACCCCATTTTCCACAGTTGAACGGGGAGGTGGAACGGATGGTGAGGATGGTCAAGGACCTGTTGCGGAAGGCGGATGATCCCTACCTGGCGCTTCTGGCATACTGGGACACCCCTGGGGTTAATGGAGTGAGCCGTGCTCAGATGCTCATGGGGAGGCGCCTACAGACCCAGGTACTGAAGACGTCACACCAGCTGGAGCCAGCCTGGCCCCCGCGGGTCCCACTCACTCGGCATGACGAAGACAACCGGAGGCGTCAAGCATCCAACTTCAACAGAAGCCACGCGGCTCGCGCAGTGCGGCCTCTTCAGGCCGGCGAGCGGGTCTGGGTACGGGACTTCAACTCCCCCGCGATATCATGGGGCCAACTCAATGCCCCCGCTCCTACGGGGTGGAGACTCCGACGGGTGTACGCTAGCGCAACCGGATGCACCTGGTACCGACGACGGGACGTCATGCGGAATGCACTACCAGCCCACCTGGAACTCCCGCGGGCGGCGCAGACCGCCATGTCCCCAACAACGCCTGGAACTGATCGAGCAGCCCAAGACCAGAGAACCGCATTGCCCCGGGAAAGCACCTCCACTGCAGAGGCACCCCGCGGTTCTACATCTACGCCAGGCGTCTCAAAGTTCGGCAGAAAGATCCGCAGGCCAAGAAGGCTCGACCTATGA